The genomic interval ATAAGTTCGGCTCCTGCCTCACAGTGGATCCATATGATCAGACCATACCAAGGAATCGCTCCCCAGGTTCATCCTTCATGCTATGTGGATGAGTCGGCGCAGCTCATTGGTGACGTGACTTTGGCCGAAAACTCGAGTGTATGGATGAACGCCGTGCTGCGCGGCGATGTTCACTTCATCCGCATTGGGGCCAACTCCAACGTGCAGGATTGCAGCGTACTGCACGGCATGCGCAACAAGCATTCGGTGATCGTCGGCGATTGGGTCACCATCGGTCATTCTGTGACCCTGCACGGATGCACCGTCGGCGACCGCTGCCTCATCGGTATGGGGTCGGTGATTCTGAATAACGCCAGGATCGGCGAAGGCAGCATCATCGCCGCCGGGACCGTGATCCCGGAAAACACCGTGGTCGAGCCCCGCTCGCTGTGGATGGGCGTGCCGGGCAAGTTCAGAAAGTCGCTGGACGAGACCGATCGGGAGATGATTCTGCGCTACGCCAAAAATTATCTTGATTACAAAGAGCAGTATCTGAAGGAATGCAAGGCCTGGGAGCGTAAGGGCTGAAGGGTTAGGTCCATGGAAAAGCAGAAGACAGTCGGGATTCTGATATTCGATCAAGTCGAGGTGCTCGATTTCTGCGGCCCGTTCGAAGTCTTTTCAGTTACGCGGCTCGATGAAAGCAAACGGTTCGAGGAGCCTTCGCCTTTTCAAGTCGTGCTCATCGCCGAGCGCGACCAGCCGGTGGTGACCACGGGCAAGATGCGTGTGTTGCCTGACTACACTTTAGAGAGTTGTCCGCCGCTGGATATCCTGGTTGTCCCCGGTGGCTTGGGAACGCGCCGGGAGATCTCCAATACGAAGCTGCTTGCATGGATCAAGCAACGCGCTCCGCAGGTACAGACCCTGAGTTCGGTTTGCACCGGAT from Terriglobales bacterium carries:
- a CDS encoding DJ-1/PfpI family protein, which produces MEKQKTVGILIFDQVEVLDFCGPFEVFSVTRLDESKRFEEPSPFQVVLIAERDQPVVTTGKMRVLPDYTLESCPPLDILVVPGGLGTRREISNTKLLAWIKQRAPQVQTLSSVCTGSLLLAEAHLLDGLRATTHWASLEMMRKRFPQVKVESEFHWVEEENVITSAGISAGIDMALRIVARYFGESVARTSAERMEYPYPESDARRVSVSA
- a CDS encoding gamma carbonic anhydrase family protein; translated protein: MIRPYQGIAPQVHPSCYVDESAQLIGDVTLAENSSVWMNAVLRGDVHFIRIGANSNVQDCSVLHGMRNKHSVIVGDWVTIGHSVTLHGCTVGDRCLIGMGSVILNNARIGEGSIIAAGTVIPENTVVEPRSLWMGVPGKFRKSLDETDREMILRYAKNYLDYKEQYLKECKAWERKG